From the Thomasclavelia ramosa DSM 1402 genome, the window ACATCAGGATAAATAGTTCCCTGAACTAAGAAATCAACAGTCCCAATCTTTTTAGCTTCTTCTTCAAAAACACGAATAAATTCTTCACCGATAATTTTACGTTTGGCCTCAGGTTCTTCAACACCCTTTAACTTTTCATAATATCTTTCTTGAGCATTAACTCGAATAAAGTTTAAGTCATATTGACCATCAGGTCCAAATACCGTTTCTACTTCATCACCTTCATTTTTACGAAGTAATCCATGATCAACAAAAACACAAGTTAATTGGTTTCCTATTGCTTTAGATAATAATACCGCTGCCACTGATGAATCAACTCCACCAGACAAAGCACATAATACTTTACCATTACCAACTTTTTCTCTAATAGCTTTAATTTGTTCTTCAACAAATGAATCCATACGCCAATCACCACTACAATTACATACATCTAAAACAAAGTTAGATAACATTTTTGTTCCATATTCAGTATGTAAAACTTCGGGATGAAATTGAATTGCATACAATTTTTTACTTTCATCTTCACATGAAGCAACTGGACAGTCTTTAGTGTATGATGTAATTTCAAAGCCTGGAGCAATTTTTGAGATATAATCAAAATGACTCATCCAGCAAATCGACTCTACCGCCACATCTTTCATTAATTTAGATTCTTGTTTACTAACAATTAAATGAGATTTACCATATTCTCTAACATCAGCTTTTTCTACTTTACCACCTAACACATGCTGCATTAACTGAGCCCCGTAGCATAAACCTAATACCGGTATCCCTAATTCAAATAATTCTTTTTGATAAGTAGGTGAATCTTCTAAATAACAACTATTAGGGCCACCCGTTAATATAATTCCTTTCGGATTCATCTCTTTAATCTTTTCAATATCTACTTTATAAGAATAAATCTCACAGTAAACATTACACTCACGTACTCGACGTGCTACTAATTGGTTATACTGACCACCAAAATCAATTACAATTACTAATTCATTTTTCACTAGCTATCCTCCTATTTAAAAATTTCTCTTAACACAATTGTTTGCTCTCTATCAGGACCAACAGAGAAAATGGCAATTGGACAATTAATTAGTTCTTCAATTCTTCTTAAATACTTTTGACAATTTTCAGGTAATTCCTCGAAAGAAGTAACCTTAGTAATATCTTCATCCCAACCTGGCATTTCTTCATAAACAGGTTTAACTCTATTCAACTGTTTAATCGTTGAAGGTAATGCTTTGATGATTTTACCATCTAATTCATAAGCTGTACAGATTTTTAATGTCTTTATTCCC encodes:
- the guaA gene encoding glutamine-hydrolyzing GMP synthase produces the protein MKNELVIVIDFGGQYNQLVARRVRECNVYCEIYSYKVDIEKIKEMNPKGIILTGGPNSCYLEDSPTYQKELFELGIPVLGLCYGAQLMQHVLGGKVEKADVREYGKSHLIVSKQESKLMKDVAVESICWMSHFDYISKIAPGFEITSYTKDCPVASCEDESKKLYAIQFHPEVLHTEYGTKMLSNFVLDVCNCSGDWRMDSFVEEQIKAIREKVGNGKVLCALSGGVDSSVAAVLLSKAIGNQLTCVFVDHGLLRKNEGDEVETVFGPDGQYDLNFIRVNAQERYYEKLKGVEEPEAKRKIIGEEFIRVFEEEAKKIGTVDFLVQGTIYPDVVESGLGGESAVIKSHHNVGGLPDAVDFKEIIEPLRDLFKDEVRKVGLELGIPEYLVFRQPFPGPGLGIRIIGEVTAEKVRIVQDADAIYREEIAKAGLDRSIGQYFAALTNMRSVGVMGDERTYDHAIALRAVNTIDFMTAEAAQIPYEVLNKVMSRIINEVRGVNRVMYDITSKPPGTIEFE